The Primulina eburnea isolate SZY01 chromosome 8, ASM2296580v1, whole genome shotgun sequence genome contains a region encoding:
- the LOC140838265 gene encoding kinesin-like protein KIN-8B, with protein sequence MASIRAPATKKTTTLTVAVKCRPLTERERGRDIVRVHNNKEVIVLDPDLSKDYLDRIQNRTKERRYTFDYAYGPNSTNLDVYQRSIRSTIFGVVQGLNATVFAYGSTGSGKTYTMVGTQDDPGLMVLSLNTIFDLIEKDNTSDDFEVTCSYLEVYNEVIYDLLEKSSGHLELREDPVQGIIVAGLRSIKVNSAVRILELLNLGNSRRKTESTEVNETSSRSHAVLEINVTRKLQKRYPTQVIRGKLALVDLAGSERASETNSGGQKLRDGANINRSLLALANCINALGKKQKKGLAYVPYRNSKLTRILKDGLSGNSQTVMIATISPADNQYHHTVNTLKYADRAKEIKTHIQKNIGTINAHVSDYQKMIDNLQGEVSRLRKELAEKETQLNAKPTERDIDDEISWLNALSQETSENVLDRINLQKALIELDETNLRNRKELQHLDDAIAKQQVIENEGAVVQALQSRRQVILDNIRDNDELGVNYQKEVEVNEKRRCQLQDMIEEAIKNNGNKTYLGILSQYRLLGMANTELQFEMAMRDQIISSQREAQRHLWNLLMSLGLDEKQIVELGAKQGIVVEEGTKMKPLGLYNMTTPLDLHQKNYSSLHCSPSRSECGALTCFYPRTSELSSRSLSEDNRKLPPDVCQEDHPSSFCYIYHGFSPSAYQPWQSNRPILGFGAFDQHSAGLRNSFPHMRNYISPSPCDEHGVSASSFEVNFRQRQQQQQEQQQQQQVKRWMGSG encoded by the exons ATGGCAAGCATTAGAGCTCCAGCTACCAAAAAAACAACAACTCTTACA GTGGCTGTAAAATGCAGGCCATTAACTGAGAGAGAACGTGGTCGTGATATCGTTAGAGTGCACAATAATAAg gAAGTGATTGTTTTGGATCCAGACCTTTCAAAGGACTACTTAGATCGTATACAGAATCGAACCAAGGAACGGagatatacttttgattatgcCTATGGTCCTAACTCCACCAATTTG GATGTCTACCAGAGAAGTATACGTTCCACTATTTTTGGGGTTGTCCAAGGTCTCAATGCAACTGTGTTCGCTTATGGTTCTACTGGGAG TGGCAAAACATATACCATGGTTGGAACTCAAGACGATCCTGGACTTATGGTTCTCAGTCTCAATACCATTTTTGATCTAATTGAGAAAGACAATACCTCTGACGATTTTGAAGTTACTTGTTCATACCTTGAAGTATACAATGAG GTCATCTATGACTTGCTTGAGAAATCATCAGGTCACTTGGAACTGAGAGAGGATCCAGTACAAGGAATAATTGTTGCTGGCCTTAGAAGTATTAAG GTGAACTCAGCTGTTAGGATTCTTGAACTTTTGAATTTGGGGAATAGTAGACGTAAAACTGAAAGCACAGAGGTCAATGAAACTTCTTCTCG TTCCCATGCAGTTTTGGAAATAAATGTGACAAGAAAACTGCAAAAGAGATATCCCACTCAGGTTATCAGAGGAAAACTTGCACTGGTGGATCTTGCTGGCAG TGAAAGAGCATCTGAGACAAATAGTGGGGGACAAAAACTGAGAGATGGTGCCAATATAAACCGGTCACTTCTTGCTTTGGCAAATTGCATTAATGCTTTAGGAAAAAAACAGAAGAAGGGCCTAGCTTATGTTCCATACCGCAATAG TAAGTTGACACGGATTCTTAAGGATGGTCTGAGTGGTAATTCTCAAACAGTAATGATTGCCACTATCTCTCCTGCTGACAACCAGTATCACCATACAGTCAATACTTTGAAGTATGCTGATCGCGCAAAGGAAATAAAAACACATATACAG AAAAATATAGGCACAATCAATGCTCATGTATCAGACTACCAAAAGATGATTGACAACCTTCAG GGGGAGGTCAGCCGTTTGAGAAAGGAGTTGGCTGAAAAAGAGACTCAACTTAATGCCAAGCCTACTGAAAGAGATATAGATGATGAAATATCTTGGTTGAATGCACTGAGCCAAGAAACTAGTGAAAACGTCCTGGACAGGATAAATTTGCAGAAGGCTCTAATCGAACTCGATGAAACTAACCTTCGCAATCGGAAGGAACTCCAACATCTTGATGATGCTATTGCAAAGCAGCAG GTTATTGAAAACGAAGGGGCAGTTGTGCAGGCTTTGCAATCGAGGCGTCAGGTGATTCTGGACAATATTCGCGACAATGACGAGCTTGGTGTCAATTACCAGAAG GAAGTTGAAGTGAACGAgaaacgccggtgtcaactacAAGATATGATAGAGGAAGCCATTAAAAACAATGGCAACAAAACTTATTTGGGCATTCTCAGTCAATACCGACTTCTG GGAATGGCCAACACAGAACTTCAGTTTGAAATGGCAATGAGAGACCAAATTATCTCCAGCCAAAGAGAAGCCCAGAGACATCTATGGAATCTGCTTATGAGCTTAGGTCTTGATGAGAAGCAAATAGTAGAGCTTGGAGCAAAGCAAGGAATAGTTGTTGAAGAAGGGACAAAGATGAAACCGCTTGGGTTGTACAACATGACTACACCACTAGATTTGCATCAAAAGAATTACTCTTCGTTACATTGTTCTCCATCCCGCAGTGAATGTGGTGCATTAACTTGTTTTTATCCTCGAACAAGTGAGCTCAGCTCAAGATCACTTTCTGAAGACAATCGGAAGCTTCCTCCCGATGTTTGCCAAGAGGACCACCCCAGTTCATTTTGTTACATTTATCACGGTTTCTCCCCATCAGCCTATCAGCCATGGCAAAGCAACCGGCCGATTTTGGGTTTTGGTGCCTTTGATCAACATTCTGCTGGCTTGCGCAATTCATTTCCGCACATGAGAAACTATATCTCTCCATCTCCGTGTGATGAGCATGGAGTGTCGGCTTCATCTTTTGAGGTAAACTTTAGGCAGAGGCAGCAACAGCAACAAGAACAGCAACAACAGCAACAGGTAAAAC GATGGATGGGCAGTGGCTGA
- the LOC140838266 gene encoding uncharacterized protein, whose protein sequence is MRGYERDEYEDLDEYENDGTEPEEEDDEGGYEEVETCQPTQDELEYLELRNRLKESIRKQMKKELGTANSGYRGKPNTYHKDNYGSFFGPSQPVIAQRVIQESKSLLENPNLAARIAKPKYDNNKSSVTTNVRPKHQSSLQTKVTSGLKKKVEILKSTRDYSFLLSEDAEVPAPMKSPPSRNVPVPKSDARCTQPLSNSKRVIHDRGREASNGHEHRKQLLSGNQTKVGPEKIDRTTRLSVESRKQLGSNSGSGPGRPLGPKSVPSRSDGPSLGTKVAQSIAKNSAVGREKSNPSPSVQSVVRKPTSYIQPGVRKPIPSSSQPSLMKNQSVQRKESRETNKPKVIPKQTLLPSRHHVKQHSTKVSAHSTLVDVRPKAKIGRQPFADGSDDDKAINMIRKMFGYNPNKYQDADDDSDMEANFDDILREERRSEKIGKREDEEELRKLEEEERRKHQLRLDRKRKLGH, encoded by the exons ATGCGCGGATATGAAAGAGAT GAGTATGAAGACTTGGATGAGTATGAAAATGATGGTACAGAGCCAGAAGAAGAGGATGATGAAGGCGGTTATGAGGAGGTAGAAACTTGCCAGCCTACCCAGGATGAGTTGGAATATCTTGAACTTAGGAATCGATTAAAAGAATCAATTAGAAAGCAGATGAAGAAGGAACTGGGGACTGCCAATTCTGGTTATCGAGGCAAACCGAATACTTATCATAAGGACAA CTATGGTTCCTTCTTTGGGCCCTCACAGCCAGTTATCGCCCAGAGAGTGATTCAAGAAAGCAAGTCCTTGTTGGAAAATCCAAATTTGGCTGCTAGAATTGCTAAACCTAAATATGAT AATAATAAGAGCTCGGTTACAACCAATGTTAGACCAAAGCATCAATCCAGCCTTCAAACAAAAGTTACGAGTGGG TTGAAAAAAAAAGTAGAAATCCTAAAGAGCACTCGAGACTATTCCTTTCTATTATCTGAAGATGCTGAGGTTCCAGCGCCCATGAAAAGTCCTCCGTCTAGAAATGTGCCTGTCCCCAAGTCTG ACGCTCGATGCACTCAGCCACTGTCAAATAGTAAACGGGTGATCCATGATCGAGGAAGAGAAGCCTCTAATGGTCATGAACATAGGAAGCAACTGCTTTCAGGCAACCAAACTAAAGTTGGCCCAGAGAAGATAGATCGTACCACCAGGTTATCAGTAGAATCCAGGAAACAACTCGGTAGCAATAGTGGAAGTGGTCCAGGTCGGCCTTTGGGGCCCAAATCTGTCCCTTCCAGGAGTGATGGTCCCTCCTTAGGTACCAAAGTCGCTCAATCTATAGCAAAAAATTCTGCGGTTGGTCGGGAAAAATCAAATCCTTCACCATCTGTACAATCCGTTGTGCGTAAACCAACATCATACATTCAACCTGGTGTGCGGAAACCTATTCCTTCAAGCTCGCAACCTTCTCTTATGAAAAATCAATCAGTACAAAGAAAGGAGTCTCGAGAAACGAACAAGCCAAAAGTCATACCCAAACAGACATTGCTGCCCTCTAGACATCAT GTGAAGCAGCACTCTACAAAAGTCTCAGCTCACAGTACATTGGTAGATGTTCGTCCAAAGGCAAAAATTGGGAGGCAACCTTTTGCTGACGGTTCTGATGATGATAAAGCTATAAATATGATTAGAAAAATGTTCGG GTATAATCCCAATAAGTATCAAGATGCAGATGATGATAGTGACATGGAAGCGAATTTCGATGATATTTTGAGGGAGGAGAGACGCAG TGAAAAAATCGGcaagagagaggatgaagaagaGCTCCGCAAGTTAGAAGAGGAGGAAAGAAGGAAACATCAGCTGCGTTTGGACAGAAAACGCAAACTGGGCCACTGA
- the LOC140838267 gene encoding protein BRICK 1 — protein sequence MARAGGITNAVNVGIAVQADWENREFISNISLNVRRLFDFLVQFESTTKNKLAKLNEKMDTLERRLEMLEVQVSNATANPGLFTPN from the exons ATGGCTCGGGCCGGCGGTATAACGAACGCGGTGAACGTGGGGATAGCAGTGCAAGCCGACTGGGAGAACCGCGAGTTCATTTCGAATATATCTCTCAACGTCCGTCGACTCTTTGATTTCCTCGTGCAATTCG AATCGACAACGAAGAATAAATTGGCGAAATTGAACGAGAAGATGGACACACTGGAGCGGCGTCTTGAAATGCTCGAAGTACAAGTCAGTAACGCTACGGCAAATCCAGGTCTCTTTACGCCTAATTGA